In Eleginops maclovinus isolate JMC-PN-2008 ecotype Puerto Natales chromosome 10, JC_Emac_rtc_rv5, whole genome shotgun sequence, the following proteins share a genomic window:
- the zdhhc4 gene encoding palmitoyltransferase ZDHHC4: MDFLTLFAVYVTVVLTCIVLVCKYSGQQQTPFSILLNSVGKVIAPITPKWLQKFSQRTLHRLFHQRNNMFIYLHILIEAAVYAEFTYEVYGFCREMDTSLISLSVPYILLVIKSFCFYLCIRRDPGTVTKKKIAGQLHIYPYDRRLFHPGVSCETCKLVKPARSKHCRVCNRCVQRFDHHCVWVNNCIGAQNTRYFLLYLFSVCAMAGDVAVLTGDMLLHAVLRSGLLRASYIDEQGQQQSAGPLFVVQHLFLTFPRIVFMLGFLVFVFFLLAGYALFHSYLALVNQTSNEWYKSRGYVCQHCHPTATADHLHSPAPDHSKRNYYSRGILRNLGEIFFPPKPVHKKDN, from the exons ATGGATTTCCTCACCCTGTTCGCTGTCTACGTCACGGTGGTGCTGACATGTATAGTGTTAGTGTGCAAATACTCAGGACAGCAGCAAACTCCATTCAGTATCCTCCTTAACTCTGTAGGAAAG GTAATAGCACCAATTACACCAAAATGGCTCCAGAAGTTTTCACAGAGGACCTTACACAGGCTGTTTCATCAAAG GAACAACATGTTCATCTATCTACACATCCTGATAGAGGCCGCTGTGTATGCAGAGTTTACCTACGAGGTGTATGGCTTCTGCAGGGAGATGGACACTTCTCTGATCAGCCTGTCTGTGCCTTACATCCTGCTGGTCATCAAGAGTTTCTGCTTTTACCTCTGCATCAGGAGAGATCCAG GCACAGTGACGAAGAAGAAAATCGCCGGCCAGCTGCACATCTATCCGTACGACAGGAGGCTGTTTCATCCGGGTGTCTCCTGTGAAACCTGCAAGCTTGTCAAACCAGCTCGCTCGAAACACTGCA GGGTCTGCAACAGGTGTGTCCAACGCTTTGACCACCACTGCGTCTGGGTGAACAACTGCATCGGCGCTCAGAACACACGTTACTTCCTGCTCTACCTCTTCAGCGTTTGCGCCATGGCGGGCGACGTTGCCGTTCTAACAGGAGACATGCTGCTTCACGCTGTGCTGAGATCAGGGCTTCTGAGGGCCAGTTATATAGATGAGCAGGGCCAGCAGCAGTCAGCAGGGCCTCTGTTTGTGGTGCAG caTCTGTTCCTGACCTTCCCACGAATCGTCTTCATGTTGGGATTTCTGgtctttgtcttcttcctcctcgcGGGTTACGCTCTTTTCCATTCCTACCTGGCTCTCGTGAACCAGACGTCCAACGAGTGGTACAAAAGTCGAGGTTACGTGTGTCAGCACTGCCATCCAACGGCAACAGCAGACCATCTCCACAGCCCAGCACCAGACCACTCTAAAAGAAACTACTACAGCAGAGGAATACTCCGAAACCTGGGAGAGATTTTCTTCCCTCCAAAACCTGTACACAAAAAAGACAACTGA